The genome window CGCGCGGCTCAGGATCGGGTCGACCTTGTACTCTTCTGCCGGCACCGCAAAGCACATGTGCAGGAAGTTCTCGGCATAGCTCAGGTCGTTGCGCGGATAGACGAAGGGCTGGCCGACGGAATACTTGTAGGCCCATGCGGCGATGGTCGGCATCTTGGCGATCAGCCGGTGCGAGGCGATCTCGCGCTGCTCGGGGTCGGAAATATCGGTGCTGTCGTGGTAGAAGGCGGCCATGGCGCCGACCACGCCCACCATCACGGCCATCGGGTGCGCGTCGCGCCGGAACCCGCGGAAGAAATACTGCATCTGCTCGTGCAGCATGGTGTGGTGGGTGATGGTGAATTCGAAGTGCTCGAGCTGCTCGGCGGTGGGCAGTTCGCCGTAGAGCAGGAGGTAGCAGACCTCGAGATAATGCGATTTGGAGGCGAGCTGGTCGATCGGATAGCCGCGGTGCAGCAATTCGCCCTTCTCGCCGTCGATGAAGGTGATCGTGCTCTCGCAAGCGGCTGTGGAGGTGAACCCCGGATCGTAAGTGAAGACATCACCCTGAGCGTAGAGTTTGCGGATGTCGATCACATCGGGCCCAGCGGTGGGTGTGTGAATCGGCAACTCGATCGACTTGTTGTCGAATGTCAGATTTGCCGTCTTGGAGGTGTCTGCCATGAAAGTCCCTTTCAGTGGTCACGGGCGCACGCAGGCCCTTGTAGAACAGGCCTCGCATGAGGATCTTGTTCCTCTTTACGGCAACACAGTTAGCACGGATTTAACCGGCCTCAAGTCGCCGCGTCTTGCAGCCGTGCCAAAGTTTCAGCCCGGCCGATC of Oceanicola sp. 502str15 contains these proteins:
- the gltA gene encoding citrate synthase, whose translation is MADTSKTANLTFDNKSIELPIHTPTAGPDVIDIRKLYAQGDVFTYDPGFTSTAACESTITFIDGEKGELLHRGYPIDQLASKSHYLEVCYLLLYGELPTAEQLEHFEFTITHHTMLHEQMQYFFRGFRRDAHPMAVMVGVVGAMAAFYHDSTDISDPEQREIASHRLIAKMPTIAAWAYKYSVGQPFVYPRNDLSYAENFLHMCFAVPAEEYKVDPILSRAMDRIFTLHADHEQNASTSTVRLASSSGANPFACIAAGVACLWGPAHGGANQACLEMLKEIGSPENIPEYIARAKDKEDPFRLMGFGHRVYKNFDPRATVMKQSADEVLDLLGVENNPILATAKELEKQALADPYFAEKKLFPNVDFYSGIILEAMGFPTSMFTPIFALSRTVGWVSQWKEQLADPTMRIGRPRQLYTGAPFRDYVEVEDR